A region from the Muribaculum gordoncarteri genome encodes:
- a CDS encoding sodium-dependent transporter has translation MAESRAQFVTRLGVIATTVGSAVGLGNIWRFPYEAGVHGGGAFLLFYIVFIFLIGVPVICAEFIMGRGARSNIFGAFRKLHSTRQWAWIGYMGILSSILILSFYSVVAGWTVEYFVQSVTGAIDTIAEGERHSSFDTFSTGLKPVMWTLIFLLANAVILLRGVQSGIEKVSNILMPVLFLILIVFCINSLLMPGVGEGMRFLFNPDFSKVDSSVLIGALGQAFFSLSLGLGTMMTYASYFSDRTPLVKSASIIAVLDTVVAVLAGIIIFPAVFTYGSEPAAGPKLVFEVLPAIFHQMPGGVFWSALFFFLLMVASLTSTISMSEICIAFFTEQFGIGRRKATLLNAGIAMVLGTLCALSFGPLSNVLIFGQSFFGLFDYVTSNIFLPLGGMLISIFVGWFLDRRVFREQLRGTGSIKGWIYKVIVICLRYVAPTGIALVFLSGLDII, from the coding sequence ATGGCTGAATCACGTGCTCAATTTGTAACCCGCCTCGGGGTGATTGCCACTACCGTTGGTTCGGCTGTAGGACTTGGCAATATATGGCGTTTCCCCTATGAAGCCGGTGTTCACGGCGGCGGAGCGTTCCTTCTGTTCTACATCGTGTTTATATTCTTGATCGGCGTCCCCGTCATCTGTGCCGAATTCATCATGGGACGCGGTGCGCGCAGCAACATTTTCGGTGCATTCCGCAAGCTACATTCAACCCGACAGTGGGCGTGGATAGGCTACATGGGCATCTTGTCGTCGATACTCATTCTGTCGTTCTACTCGGTCGTTGCCGGATGGACGGTGGAATACTTCGTGCAATCGGTTACAGGTGCCATCGACACTATTGCCGAGGGCGAGCGTCACTCTTCGTTTGACACATTCTCCACCGGTCTTAAGCCTGTGATGTGGACTCTTATTTTCCTGCTTGCCAATGCCGTGATACTGTTGCGTGGCGTTCAGAGTGGAATCGAGAAGGTTTCCAACATCCTTATGCCCGTTTTGTTCCTTATTCTGATTGTATTCTGCATCAACTCGTTGTTGATGCCCGGAGTGGGCGAGGGAATGCGATTCCTCTTCAACCCCGACTTTTCAAAGGTCGACTCCTCGGTGCTTATTGGTGCATTGGGACAGGCATTCTTCTCGCTGTCGCTCGGTCTTGGCACCATGATGACCTATGCGAGTTATTTTTCCGACCGCACTCCGCTCGTGAAGAGCGCGTCGATTATAGCTGTGCTTGACACTGTTGTAGCTGTGTTGGCCGGTATCATCATTTTCCCGGCAGTGTTTACCTACGGCTCCGAACCGGCAGCCGGCCCCAAACTGGTGTTTGAGGTTCTCCCCGCCATCTTCCATCAGATGCCCGGCGGCGTATTCTGGTCGGCACTGTTCTTCTTCCTGCTCATGGTAGCATCATTGACCTCGACTATCTCAATGAGTGAAATATGCATTGCATTCTTTACCGAGCAATTCGGCATTGGCCGACGCAAGGCGACGCTGCTTAATGCTGGCATAGCCATGGTGCTTGGCACATTGTGCGCTCTTTCATTCGGCCCGTTGAGCAATGTGTTGATATTCGGACAGTCGTTCTTCGGATTGTTTGATTACGTTACGAGCAACATATTCCTTCCGCTCGGCGGTATGCTCATATCGATATTTGTCGGTTGGTTTCTTGACCGCCGTGTCTTTCGTGAGCAATTGCGCGGTACAGGCTCAATCAAGGGCTGGATCTATAAGGTGATTGTAATATGCCTGCGTTATGTCGCTCCCACCGGCATTGCGCTTGTGTTCCTTTCCGGTCTTGATATCATCTGA
- a CDS encoding BACON domain-containing protein, giving the protein MRIPKILFIGWLMTVLLTACKDDEKEYVDRFYHYTFENEDITVDGKEQTVNLTITAENKSDSWKSAWWVCKFEITDGSGNTVEVKKPAKDMTGEWYTMSSNDNNIKIELKPNDTGHTRSLKITIGEYGYEEDTIVVTQTSQQ; this is encoded by the coding sequence ATGAGAATACCCAAGATTTTATTTATCGGGTGGTTGATGACAGTGTTGTTGACCGCCTGCAAAGATGATGAAAAGGAATATGTTGACCGATTCTATCATTACACATTTGAGAACGAGGACATAACGGTTGACGGCAAAGAACAAACCGTGAATCTGACGATAACCGCCGAAAATAAGAGCGATTCATGGAAAAGCGCATGGTGGGTGTGCAAATTTGAAATTACCGACGGTTCAGGCAACACAGTCGAAGTTAAGAAACCCGCCAAGGATATGACCGGAGAATGGTACACCATGTCGTCTAATGACAATAACATCAAAATCGAGCTCAAGCCCAACGATACAGGCCACACAAGATCGCTGAAAATAACAATCGGGGAATACGGTTACGAGGAAGATACTATCGTAGTGACGCAGACGAGTCAACAGTAA
- a CDS encoding C10 family peptidase — translation MKNLLFILSFFVLFGCNNESPLLFQEKVNQQSDKAIELMCEFWYRTNPNSRSEAKPMVISVKDESITLKNYLNNKDIDSIAEIKGINFDTIRTSISIIEFIVNGEKGFSIVSDDYRLNKVYAFCEKGSITDTISIPTLKLVIDDIQHLVQSDIIEYYNTSNYSRSNINEEILIDPIVKTQWGQGHPYNDKIPVCYTENHNHNMPLGCVSTAVAQAITKCKHYLGESRETLAMQFDFLTEIARIEAGTYRGEYVAPFTKEIAYGCKTKFGCNSSSATLKDAYNYLKWQGYNCSYANGEIDDNGLINNLKKGYPHIIGGISNDNEFAHAWIIDGYSSKYRPISSRNQRLILEVLYHCNWGWDGNCDGWYACDDYPSSSSDPRNRTYISKKEHIYIYGF, via the coding sequence ATGAAAAATTTACTATTTATTCTATCATTTTTCGTCCTATTTGGATGCAATAATGAATCTCCATTATTATTTCAAGAAAAAGTAAATCAACAATCCGACAAAGCAATCGAATTAATGTGCGAGTTTTGGTATAGGACCAATCCCAACAGTAGATCAGAAGCTAAGCCGATGGTTATTTCAGTGAAAGATGAATCTATAACATTGAAAAATTATCTGAATAATAAAGATATTGATTCTATTGCGGAGATAAAAGGTATAAACTTTGATACAATTCGCACATCAATAAGTATTATTGAATTCATTGTTAATGGGGAAAAAGGATTTTCTATAGTTTCAGACGACTACAGATTGAATAAGGTTTATGCATTCTGTGAAAAAGGCAGTATTACTGATACCATTTCAATTCCCACACTTAAGTTAGTAATTGACGACATTCAACATTTAGTGCAATCTGATATAATTGAATATTACAATACATCCAATTATTCCAGAAGCAATATTAATGAAGAAATACTTATAGACCCTATAGTAAAAACTCAATGGGGACAAGGACATCCATACAATGATAAAATACCCGTATGCTATACAGAAAATCACAATCACAATATGCCGTTAGGATGCGTATCTACTGCAGTTGCTCAAGCAATAACTAAATGTAAACATTATCTAGGAGAATCACGGGAAACATTAGCTATGCAATTTGACTTTCTAACTGAAATCGCAAGAATTGAAGCGGGCACATATAGAGGCGAATATGTAGCTCCATTCACTAAAGAAATCGCATATGGATGCAAAACTAAATTTGGGTGTAATTCAAGTTCTGCGACATTAAAAGATGCATATAATTATTTAAAATGGCAAGGATACAATTGTAGTTATGCAAATGGAGAGATAGATGATAATGGACTGATTAATAATCTAAAAAAAGGCTATCCACACATAATAGGAGGAATTTCTAATGATAACGAATTCGCACATGCTTGGATTATTGATGGATATTCTAGTAAATATAGGCCTATTTCATCTAGAAATCAACGTTTAATCCTTGAAGTGCTTTACCATTGTAATTGGGGCTGGGATGGCAATTGCGACGGGTGGTACGCATGCGATGATTACCCATCATCATCATCTGATCCAAGAAATAGGACATATATTTCTAAAAAAGAACACATATACATATATGGATTTTAG
- the hisS gene encoding histidine--tRNA ligase — translation MAQKPSIPKGTRDFSPIEMARRNYIFDTIREVFHLFGFRQIETPAMENLSTLMGKYGEEGDKLLFKILNSGDYLRGADPALLDARESTGKLTSQLCEKGLRYDLTVPFARYVVQHRNELQFPFKRFQIQPVWRADRPQKGRYREFYQCDADIIGSDSLINEIELLQLIDQVFTRLNINVTIKLNNRKVLAGIAELIGAPDKLVDITVAIDKIDKIGIDNVNAELREHGLSDEAINALQPILSISGSVAERLATMEGILASSEIGRKGIEELREVIGGTERLGLNAELDLDVSLARGLNYYTGTIIEVKACDVAIGSITGGGRYDNLTGVFGMPGVSGVGISFGADRIYDVLNALDLYPADALDTVKVMFTNFGESEARASMQMIKHLRTAGVSAEIFPENSKMKKQMAYANALAIPFVAIVGETELAENKVTLKNMTTGDQELLTLEELIKRLAD, via the coding sequence ATGGCTCAGAAACCTTCAATTCCCAAGGGAACGCGTGACTTCTCGCCCATCGAAATGGCGCGACGCAATTATATATTCGACACAATACGTGAGGTGTTCCATCTATTCGGATTCCGTCAAATCGAAACTCCGGCAATGGAGAACCTGTCAACACTTATGGGGAAATACGGCGAAGAAGGCGACAAGCTCCTCTTTAAGATTCTGAACTCGGGCGACTACCTGCGCGGAGCCGACCCCGCACTGCTCGACGCCCGCGAAAGCACCGGCAAGCTCACATCGCAACTGTGTGAAAAGGGATTGCGTTACGACCTCACGGTTCCATTTGCGCGTTACGTTGTCCAGCACCGTAACGAACTTCAGTTCCCTTTCAAGCGATTCCAGATTCAGCCCGTGTGGCGTGCCGACCGACCGCAGAAAGGCCGTTACCGCGAATTTTACCAATGTGACGCCGACATTATAGGCTCCGACTCGCTCATCAACGAGATTGAGCTGCTCCAACTCATCGACCAGGTGTTTACACGCCTCAACATAAACGTGACGATAAAGCTCAACAACCGCAAGGTACTCGCCGGAATAGCCGAACTGATAGGCGCACCCGACAAGCTTGTCGACATAACTGTGGCCATCGATAAAATCGACAAAATAGGCATCGACAACGTGAACGCCGAGCTGCGTGAACACGGACTCTCCGATGAAGCTATCAACGCCCTGCAGCCCATCCTTTCAATCTCGGGAAGCGTAGCCGAGCGACTCGCCACAATGGAGGGCATCCTCGCCTCTTCGGAAATAGGACGAAAAGGCATCGAGGAGCTGCGCGAAGTCATCGGTGGCACCGAAAGACTCGGACTCAATGCCGAGCTCGACCTTGATGTGTCGCTCGCACGAGGCCTCAATTACTATACCGGCACAATAATCGAGGTAAAGGCTTGTGATGTTGCAATAGGCTCAATCACCGGCGGCGGCCGATATGACAATCTTACCGGCGTATTCGGAATGCCGGGCGTGTCGGGCGTGGGCATATCGTTCGGAGCCGACCGCATCTACGATGTTCTCAATGCACTCGACCTCTATCCGGCCGACGCACTCGACACGGTCAAGGTGATGTTTACCAACTTCGGCGAGAGCGAAGCCCGTGCATCGATGCAGATGATAAAGCATCTTCGCACAGCCGGAGTGTCGGCCGAGATATTCCCTGAAAATTCCAAGATGAAAAAGCAGATGGCTTATGCCAACGCATTGGCAATACCATTCGTTGCCATAGTCGGAGAAACCGAACTTGCCGAAAACAAGGTAACGCTTAAAAACATGACAACGGGCGATCAGGAACTCCTCACCCTCGAAGAGTTGATAAAACGCCTCGCCGACTAA
- a CDS encoding lysylphosphatidylglycerol synthase transmembrane domain-containing protein codes for MSSRLGLWRVLVPVAIGLCVVVWLFYREFDPEVWHTVHFTNRVIWGIALAWVFMLGRDFGYSWRFRVLTDKELRWGPAVRVCMMCEFTSAITPSTVGGSSLGMIFLHREGVNLGRATTLTMTTLFLDELFFVLSCPLIVAFVPSKELFGFGHSQFEIGIRWVFWCVYALILLWTVVLFVGIIVKPHAIRKALVWLFGFRLLRRWQPTVISLGDSMVATSKDLRHRSAGWWIEAFAATTVSWISRYLVVNALFLGFVPSADQLVVFGRQFVVWAILMFSPTPGGSGVSEWLFTEYYGDMLQNAGIALIIALFWRIITYYVYLIIGVCIVPSWLKKRDKKQIK; via the coding sequence ATGTCATCACGATTAGGCCTTTGGAGGGTGCTGGTCCCTGTAGCCATAGGGCTTTGTGTCGTAGTGTGGCTCTTCTACAGGGAGTTTGATCCCGAAGTGTGGCACACGGTGCATTTCACCAATCGCGTTATATGGGGCATTGCCTTGGCGTGGGTGTTCATGCTGGGGCGTGACTTCGGTTATAGTTGGCGATTCAGGGTGCTGACCGACAAGGAGCTCCGATGGGGGCCGGCAGTGAGGGTGTGCATGATGTGTGAATTTACCTCGGCTATTACTCCGTCGACTGTAGGAGGCTCGTCGCTCGGCATGATATTCCTTCATCGTGAAGGTGTTAATCTCGGTCGTGCCACTACGTTGACAATGACTACGCTGTTCCTTGACGAGCTCTTCTTTGTATTGTCATGTCCGCTTATAGTGGCATTTGTGCCGTCAAAGGAGCTTTTTGGTTTCGGTCACAGTCAGTTTGAGATAGGAATCCGTTGGGTGTTCTGGTGTGTATATGCCCTTATATTGCTTTGGACCGTTGTGCTCTTTGTGGGTATAATTGTTAAGCCTCATGCAATACGCAAGGCTTTGGTGTGGCTCTTCGGATTCAGGTTGCTGCGCCGATGGCAGCCTACCGTCATTTCGCTTGGCGACAGCATGGTCGCCACCTCCAAGGATTTACGACACCGTTCAGCCGGATGGTGGATTGAGGCGTTTGCCGCGACGACAGTGTCGTGGATATCGCGTTATCTTGTCGTAAATGCCTTGTTTCTCGGCTTTGTGCCCTCGGCCGACCAGCTTGTGGTGTTTGGCCGTCAGTTTGTAGTGTGGGCCATACTGATGTTCAGCCCCACGCCCGGCGGCAGCGGTGTGAGCGAATGGCTGTTTACCGAATACTACGGCGATATGCTCCAAAATGCCGGAATAGCTCTGATAATCGCACTGTTCTGGCGCATAATCACCTACTATGTCTACCTCATAATCGGTGTGTGCATAGTGCCGTCGTGGCTTAAGAAAAGAGATAAAAAACAGATCAAATAA
- the kdsB gene encoding 3-deoxy-manno-octulosonate cytidylyltransferase: protein MKFIGIIPARYASSRFPGKPLADICGMTMIERVYRRASMELDEVYVATDDDRIAEAVKGFGGRVVVTAATHRSGTDRCYEAYCNIGSDADVVINIQGDEPFIDPSQIAEVKRCFDDESTRIATLVRKFDPALGFEALFDANTPKVTFDDNMNALYFSRSIIPYVRNFKWQEWIDRCTFYTHVGMYAYRAATLAELTSLHQSSLELAESLEQLRWLQNGYKIKVGVTECPTIGIDTPDDLKRAVELCKTLEEKQ from the coding sequence ATGAAATTCATTGGTATCATACCGGCGCGTTATGCGTCATCACGTTTCCCCGGAAAACCGCTTGCCGACATTTGCGGAATGACGATGATAGAGCGGGTGTATCGTCGTGCTTCAATGGAGCTTGACGAAGTGTATGTGGCGACCGACGACGACCGCATTGCCGAGGCGGTAAAAGGTTTCGGCGGCAGGGTTGTCGTGACGGCTGCAACCCATCGCAGCGGCACCGACCGATGCTATGAGGCCTATTGCAACATAGGTTCCGATGCCGATGTGGTAATAAACATCCAGGGCGATGAACCGTTTATCGATCCGTCGCAGATAGCTGAGGTGAAACGTTGCTTCGACGACGAGTCGACACGCATAGCCACTCTCGTGCGCAAGTTTGATCCGGCGCTGGGCTTTGAGGCGTTGTTTGATGCCAATACCCCCAAGGTCACGTTTGACGACAACATGAATGCGCTTTACTTCAGCCGCTCCATAATCCCCTATGTGCGCAACTTTAAGTGGCAGGAGTGGATCGACCGATGCACCTTCTACACTCATGTGGGTATGTATGCCTATAGGGCTGCAACTCTTGCCGAGTTGACTTCGCTTCATCAAAGTTCGCTTGAACTTGCCGAGTCGCTTGAACAACTTCGATGGCTGCAAAACGGTTATAAGATAAAGGTGGGTGTGACCGAGTGTCCTACAATAGGCATCGACACCCCCGATGACTTGAAGAGAGCCGTTGAACTTTGTAAAACTCTTGAAGAAAAGCAATAA
- a CDS encoding M16 family metallopeptidase → MQHPDRKTPPQVSSFGHLSVPSIRVMTLDNGLPLKVIDHGSQDVCRLTCVWDGGIAESPSISLPTMTLSLMQEGTRHHSGVEIADRIEFNGARIASGVNSHHAFMNLFTLNSRADNVMPLLAEMIVEPSFPEREWGVIKEKTARTIELLREKVEYYATCEINRLLMGDNHPLARMDTPDNVLSMTVDDAARNYEGTYRPGRNGEGAPTMTLYLAGHVTPELEELVNRTFGSIDIDSSRGVELKFVPFKAENDSRRLIEMEGMLQSAVRMGIPTISRQHPDYIELRLLIMALGGYFGSRLMRNIREDKGYTYGIQSYLLGHPEGGLMQIATSTDNRYVDVLIDESIKEIERLGTGDFTTGEMQRLQRYAMSSLASTLDSAFDIMDYYINQKVAFTPDKYFEQQVDAINSLTPQRLAEVAREHLSVDKLTIAVAGDCVNSANARS, encoded by the coding sequence ATGCAGCACCCTGACAGAAAAACTCCTCCACAGGTGAGCAGCTTCGGACATCTGAGCGTGCCGTCGATACGTGTCATGACGCTTGACAACGGGTTGCCGCTTAAGGTTATCGACCACGGCAGCCAGGATGTGTGCCGACTTACCTGCGTGTGGGACGGGGGTATAGCCGAGTCACCCTCGATATCGTTGCCTACAATGACATTGAGCCTGATGCAGGAAGGAACCCGACATCACTCCGGCGTGGAAATAGCCGACCGCATCGAATTCAACGGTGCCCGCATTGCTTCGGGTGTCAATTCCCACCATGCGTTCATGAACCTGTTTACGCTTAATTCACGGGCCGACAATGTGATGCCGCTTTTGGCCGAAATGATTGTGGAACCGTCATTTCCCGAAAGGGAGTGGGGCGTAATAAAGGAGAAAACGGCACGCACCATCGAGCTCCTGCGCGAGAAAGTGGAATACTATGCCACTTGCGAGATAAACCGGTTGCTGATGGGTGACAATCATCCGCTTGCAAGGATGGACACTCCCGATAATGTACTGTCGATGACTGTCGATGACGCGGCACGTAACTATGAGGGCACTTATCGACCCGGTCGTAACGGTGAGGGAGCACCCACGATGACGCTCTATCTTGCCGGTCATGTCACGCCGGAGCTTGAGGAGCTTGTCAACCGCACGTTCGGCTCGATCGACATTGATTCAAGCCGTGGCGTAGAGCTTAAGTTTGTGCCGTTCAAGGCTGAGAATGATTCACGACGGTTAATTGAGATGGAGGGTATGCTTCAAAGTGCCGTGCGCATGGGCATTCCCACAATAAGCCGCCAACATCCCGACTACATAGAGTTGCGGCTGCTCATTATGGCGCTTGGCGGATACTTCGGCAGCAGGCTGATGCGTAACATAAGGGAGGACAAGGGTTACACCTATGGCATCCAGTCCTATCTGCTCGGACATCCCGAAGGCGGTCTGATGCAGATTGCCACATCTACCGACAATCGTTATGTCGATGTTTTGATCGATGAGTCAATCAAGGAGATAGAGCGTCTTGGCACGGGCGATTTCACAACGGGCGAAATGCAACGGTTGCAGCGTTACGCAATGTCGAGCCTTGCGTCGACACTTGATTCGGCATTTGACATCATGGACTACTACATAAACCAAAAAGTGGCGTTCACCCCCGACAAATACTTCGAGCAACAGGTCGATGCCATAAATTCGCTGACACCTCAACGGCTTGCCGAAGTGGCGCGTGAGCATCTGTCGGTCGACAAATTGACTATTGCAGTGGCCGGCGATTGTGTAAATAGTGCAAATGCACGCTCTTAG
- the tgt gene encoding tRNA guanosine(34) transglycosylase Tgt produces the protein MKFELQATDKFSNARAGLITTDHGPIETPIFMPVGTVGSVKAVHQRELDEDIRAQIILGNTYHLYLRPGIDILERAGGLHRFNGWKKPILTDSGGFQVFSLSANRKLKEEGAYFRSHIDGSKHLFTPEGVVDIQRSIGADIMMALDECPSGTADYDYAKKSLGLTTRWLQRGWKRYKETEGRYGYSQAYFPIVQGCTYADLRRESAKTVADLGADGNAIGGLAVGEPAEVMYDMIEVVNEILPADKPRYLMGVGTPANILEAIERGVDMMDCVMPTRNGRNGMLFTAHGIMNMRNKKWADDFSPLQEDGPSYVDRFYTKAYVRHLFAAQEILGMQIASIHNLAFYLWLVGEARKHILAGDFKAWKDVMVERVTRRL, from the coding sequence ATGAAATTTGAGTTACAAGCTACCGATAAGTTCAGTAATGCGCGAGCCGGATTGATAACAACCGATCACGGCCCCATAGAAACCCCTATATTCATGCCTGTAGGCACCGTGGGATCGGTAAAGGCCGTACATCAGCGTGAACTGGACGAAGACATAAGGGCTCAGATAATTCTGGGCAACACATATCATCTATATCTGCGTCCCGGCATTGACATCCTGGAACGCGCCGGAGGACTGCACCGGTTCAACGGCTGGAAAAAGCCCATACTCACCGACAGTGGAGGCTTTCAGGTCTTTTCGTTGTCGGCCAACCGAAAGTTGAAAGAGGAGGGTGCCTATTTCCGCAGTCACATCGACGGGTCTAAGCACTTGTTCACGCCTGAGGGCGTTGTCGACATACAGCGCTCGATAGGTGCCGACATAATGATGGCGCTCGATGAGTGCCCGTCGGGAACAGCCGACTACGATTACGCCAAGAAATCACTCGGACTTACCACGCGATGGCTCCAACGCGGATGGAAGCGATATAAGGAAACCGAGGGCCGATACGGTTACTCGCAGGCTTACTTCCCGATTGTGCAGGGATGCACTTATGCCGACCTGCGCCGTGAGTCGGCCAAGACGGTTGCCGACCTTGGCGCCGACGGTAACGCCATCGGCGGCCTGGCCGTAGGGGAACCTGCCGAGGTGATGTACGACATGATCGAGGTAGTCAATGAGATACTTCCCGCCGACAAGCCGCGTTACCTGATGGGAGTCGGCACACCGGCCAACATACTTGAAGCGATCGAACGAGGTGTCGACATGATGGACTGCGTGATGCCTACACGTAACGGCCGAAACGGAATGCTTTTTACCGCCCACGGCATCATGAATATGCGCAACAAGAAGTGGGCCGATGACTTCTCGCCCCTGCAGGAGGACGGCCCGAGCTATGTCGACCGTTTCTATACGAAGGCTTATGTGCGTCACCTCTTTGCCGCACAGGAGATTTTGGGTATGCAGATTGCGTCGATACACAATCTGGCATTCTACCTGTGGCTTGTGGGCGAAGCACGCAAGCACATTCTTGCCGGTGACTTCAAGGCGTGGAAGGATGTGATGGTTGAACGTGTCACTCGTCGGTTGTGA
- a CDS encoding LptF/LptG family permease, with protein MFKILDRYIIRKFLGTYIFAIVLILAITVMFDINEKLDAFLKAPLKATVFDYFLNFLPYFANQFSPLFTFIAVIFFTSKLADNSEIIAMLSSGVSFKRLMVPYMVSAAVIAASTWVLSAYIIPPANIKRLEYTNTYVKNKRVDYGSNIQLMVAPGEIAYMSRFDNTTKTGYRFSLDKFDGKKLVSRLTSTTIKWDTLYQWQVRDYMIRDIEGMTEKITKGSRLDTIIPIEPRDFLISETDHEKMTSPQLQEYIARQKLRGVANIKSFEIENERRYAICAAAFILTLIGMSLSSKKVKGGMGINIGIGLVLSFSYILFTTVTSSFAISGYTSPFVAMWIPNVIYIIIGIVLYRRASAG; from the coding sequence ATGTTTAAGATTCTTGACCGATACATAATAAGGAAGTTCCTTGGCACGTATATATTTGCAATCGTGCTGATTCTGGCCATAACGGTGATGTTTGACATCAACGAGAAGCTTGACGCATTCCTGAAAGCTCCGTTGAAGGCTACCGTCTTTGACTACTTCCTCAACTTCCTCCCCTATTTTGCCAATCAGTTCAGCCCGCTCTTCACATTTATTGCGGTGATATTCTTCACATCCAAGCTTGCCGACAATTCCGAGATAATAGCGATGCTGTCGTCGGGCGTCAGCTTTAAGCGACTTATGGTGCCATACATGGTTTCGGCTGCTGTAATTGCCGCTTCAACATGGGTGCTGAGCGCCTATATCATACCGCCGGCCAACATCAAGCGACTTGAATACACCAATACCTACGTGAAGAATAAGCGCGTAGACTACGGCAGCAACATTCAGCTCATGGTGGCTCCGGGCGAAATTGCCTATATGAGCCGATTTGACAATACGACAAAGACCGGATATCGATTCTCGCTTGACAAGTTTGACGGCAAGAAGCTTGTGTCGCGACTCACATCCACAACCATAAAGTGGGATACACTTTATCAATGGCAGGTGCGTGACTACATGATACGTGACATCGAGGGAATGACTGAAAAGATAACCAAGGGTTCGCGCCTCGATACCATCATCCCCATTGAGCCGAGGGACTTCCTGATATCGGAAACCGACCATGAGAAGATGACCTCCCCGCAGCTTCAGGAGTATATAGCCCGTCAGAAATTGCGTGGTGTGGCCAATATAAAGTCATTTGAAATAGAGAATGAACGCCGCTATGCGATATGCGCGGCAGCGTTCATATTGACTCTGATAGGAATGTCGCTTTCGTCCAAGAAAGTCAAGGGCGGAATGGGTATAAACATTGGCATAGGCCTTGTGCTCAGCTTCAGTTACATCCTGTTCACTACCGTTACATCGTCATTTGCAATATCGGGTTACACATCGCCATTTGTAGCGATGTGGATTCCCAATGTAATCTACATAATAATAGGTATTGTGCTCTATCGCCGTGCATCGGCAGGATAG